A region from the Solibacillus sp. FSL H8-0523 genome encodes:
- the sdaAB gene encoding L-serine ammonia-lyase, iron-sulfur-dependent subunit beta: MKFTSVFDIIGPVMIGPSSSHTAGAARIGRVGRDLFGRQPKWVKIYLYGSFAETYRGHGTDVAIVGGLLDYDTDDERIKTAFEEAKKAGLQFEFIPETANKEHPNTARLLMGDDEGEMSVEGISIGGGKIEISEVNGFKLRLTGGMPAILVVHDDRAGCIANVANCLAMHEVNIGHMEVSRIERGLTALMVIEVDQNIDERILEQISYIPHITKVSKINN; this comes from the coding sequence ATGAAATTTACATCAGTTTTTGATATTATCGGTCCTGTGATGATCGGCCCTTCTTCATCCCATACAGCAGGTGCTGCTCGTATTGGACGTGTCGGACGTGATTTGTTTGGTCGTCAGCCGAAATGGGTGAAAATTTATTTATACGGTTCGTTTGCAGAAACGTACCGAGGTCATGGTACCGATGTTGCGATTGTCGGAGGGCTACTGGATTATGATACAGATGACGAACGGATTAAAACAGCCTTTGAAGAAGCAAAAAAAGCAGGCTTACAATTTGAGTTTATTCCAGAAACAGCAAACAAAGAACATCCAAATACAGCACGTCTACTAATGGGCGATGATGAAGGTGAAATGAGCGTTGAAGGCATTTCAATTGGCGGTGGTAAAATTGAAATTAGTGAAGTAAATGGCTTTAAACTGCGCCTGACGGGTGGTATGCCAGCGATTCTAGTTGTCCATGATGACCGTGCCGGTTGTATTGCGAATGTGGCGAACTGTTTAGCGATGCATGAAGTGAATATTGGGCATATGGAAGTGTCTCGTATTGAGCGCGGGCTAACGGCGCTTATGGTCATTGAAGTGGATCAAAATATTGACGAACGTATTTTAGAGCAAATTTCTTACATCCCACATATTACAAAAGTTTCGAAAATTAATAACTAA
- the sdaAA gene encoding L-serine ammonia-lyase, iron-sulfur-dependent, subunit alpha gives MDVLFRSVRELVERAETEGKLISELMIEQEMLISGRTREEIFAQMDRNLTVMEEAVERGLRGVQSVTGLTGGDAVLLQNYIAQGKSLAGDLLLDAVSKAVATNEVNAAMGTICATPTAGSAGVVPGTLFAVQNKLNPTREQMIRYLFTSGAFGFIVANNASISGAEGGCQAEVGSASAMAAAAIVEMAGGSPQQSSEAFAITLKNMLGLVCDPVAGLVEVPCVKRNAMGASNSLVAADMALAGVTSRIPCDEVIGAMYRIGQAMSPNLKETARGGLAATPTGKAITHAIFEGGNLKEILNSRTNN, from the coding sequence ATGGATGTATTATTTCGTAGTGTTCGAGAGTTAGTGGAACGAGCAGAAACAGAAGGCAAGTTAATTTCCGAATTAATGATTGAGCAAGAAATGTTAATTAGTGGCCGTACGCGTGAAGAGATTTTCGCACAAATGGATCGCAACTTAACGGTTATGGAAGAAGCGGTTGAGCGCGGGCTACGCGGTGTGCAATCGGTAACGGGCTTAACAGGTGGCGATGCAGTACTACTTCAAAATTATATCGCACAAGGAAAATCACTTGCAGGCGATTTATTATTAGATGCAGTAAGTAAAGCTGTGGCAACGAATGAGGTAAACGCTGCAATGGGAACGATTTGTGCGACACCAACAGCTGGTTCGGCAGGTGTCGTTCCGGGAACGTTATTTGCGGTGCAAAATAAACTCAATCCAACCCGTGAGCAAATGATTCGTTATTTATTTACATCGGGTGCATTTGGCTTTATCGTAGCCAATAATGCGTCAATTTCAGGTGCTGAGGGTGGCTGTCAGGCGGAAGTTGGGAGTGCATCGGCCATGGCGGCAGCAGCCATCGTAGAAATGGCGGGCGGTTCTCCACAACAAAGTTCAGAAGCATTTGCGATTACACTGAAAAACATGCTAGGGCTAGTATGTGATCCTGTGGCAGGGCTTGTGGAAGTACCTTGCGTCAAACGAAACGCAATGGGCGCCTCGAACTCACTTGTTGCAGCAGATATGGCATTAGCGGGTGTTACGAGCCGTATTCCGTGTGATGAAGTCATAGGTGCGATGTATCGAATCGGGCAAGCGATGAGTCCGAACTTAAAAGAAACTGCGCGCGGTGGTTTAGCCGCAACACCGACAGGAAAAGCGATTACTCATGCCATTTTCGAAGGTGGCAATTTAAAAGAAATTTTAAATTCGCGCACAAATAATTAA
- the plsX gene encoding phosphate acyltransferase PlsX, whose amino-acid sequence MKLAVDGMGGDNAPQAIVEGVLLALEDFPNLEINLYGDESKMAPFLKQHSRLTVVHCTEVVEAEDDPARAVRRKKDSSMTRMLEAVAEGRADACLSAGNTGALMAGGLFKVGRIEGVSRPALATTLPTMNGDGFLMLDLGANADAKPENLLQYAIMGDIYVKQVRGMTSPRVGLLNIGTEDKKGNELTKSAFTLLKEADFNFEGNVESRELLNGVADVVVTDGFTGNMVLKTIEGTAGMIFKMLKETLFATTKTKLAAALIKKDLKGLKDKMDYTEYGGAALFGLKAPVIKAHGSSNPRAIYSAIRQASIMVEHKVCETIATKIEQMPKPE is encoded by the coding sequence ATGAAGTTAGCAGTAGATGGCATGGGTGGAGATAACGCCCCACAAGCAATTGTCGAAGGTGTCTTATTAGCTCTTGAAGACTTTCCAAATTTAGAAATTAATTTATACGGTGACGAAAGTAAGATGGCTCCGTTTTTAAAGCAGCATAGTCGCTTAACGGTTGTACATTGTACAGAAGTTGTTGAAGCCGAGGATGATCCGGCACGCGCGGTTCGCCGTAAAAAGGATTCTTCGATGACACGCATGTTAGAAGCGGTGGCTGAAGGTAGGGCGGATGCTTGTTTGTCTGCTGGGAACACAGGCGCATTAATGGCAGGTGGCTTATTTAAAGTAGGACGTATCGAAGGGGTTTCACGTCCTGCGTTAGCGACAACTTTACCAACGATGAATGGTGATGGCTTCTTAATGCTAGACCTAGGTGCCAATGCCGATGCAAAGCCCGAAAACTTACTACAATATGCCATCATGGGTGATATTTACGTGAAGCAAGTGCGCGGTATGACGTCGCCTCGTGTTGGATTATTAAATATCGGGACAGAAGATAAAAAGGGTAATGAATTAACGAAATCAGCGTTTACATTACTAAAAGAGGCAGATTTCAATTTTGAAGGCAATGTTGAATCACGTGAGCTGTTAAATGGGGTAGCGGATGTCGTTGTGACAGACGGATTTACAGGGAACATGGTGTTAAAAACAATTGAAGGAACTGCTGGGATGATTTTTAAGATGTTAAAAGAGACATTATTCGCAACGACGAAAACAAAACTTGCAGCAGCACTTATCAAAAAAGATTTAAAAGGCTTAAAAGATAAAATGGATTATACAGAGTATGGTGGCGCGGCATTATTCGGTTTAAAAGCACCAGTGATTAAAGCACACGGCTCGTCTAATCCACGTGCTATTTACAGTGCAATTCGACAAGCTTCTATTATGGTGGAGCATAAAGTATGCGAAACTATTGCAACGAAGATTGAACAAATGCCAAAACCAGAATAA
- the recG gene encoding ATP-dependent DNA helicase RecG, translated as MIHEPVSNLKGIGKETAESLAKIGIHTVHDLIWTFPYRHEDFRLKDLAETPHNERVTIEARVESEPTALFLGKNKSRLQFTALAGRHLIKVVFFNQNYLRQKISTGMTITVTGKWDRGRQVLVGSSVTFGPKTEQVDFEPVYSLKGGLQQKRFRKYMRQALDTVKEELPETLPHTLRDSYQLLVLQDALEGVHFPQDAEHAKQARRRFVYEELLEFQLRIQALRKANKENEKGISIRYDLDKLKVFIATLPYELTGAQKRVVNEICKDLLLPQRMNRLLQGDVGSGKTVVAAIGLYAAVTAGYQGALMAPTEILAEQHAENLHAWFDAIGITVAILSGSTKAKARRELLAQLAAGEIDILIGTHALIQPGVEFKNLGFVITDEQHRFGVEQRRVLRDKGENPDVLFMTATPIPRTLAITAFGEMDVSIIDELPAGRKEIETHWLKKEQLNSVLMRMTKELEAGRQAYVITPLIEESDKLDVQNAVEAFEHLSMYFGNRFKVGLMHGKLHPDEKDAVMRAFSDGDIHVLVSTTVVEVGVNVPNATFMTIYDAERFGLAQLHQLRGRVGRGEHQSYCVLIADPKTDEGKERMTSMTETNDGFRLAEKDLELRGSGDFFGKRQSGMPEFKMADLVHDYRALETARQDAAKMLYDEAFWQEDEYEPLRDKLAASGVLEGERID; from the coding sequence ATGATTCATGAACCTGTTTCGAATTTAAAAGGTATCGGTAAGGAAACGGCTGAAAGTTTAGCAAAAATCGGCATCCACACGGTACATGATTTAATTTGGACATTTCCGTATCGTCACGAAGATTTTCGTTTAAAGGATTTAGCAGAAACACCGCACAATGAGCGCGTCACGATTGAAGCGCGTGTTGAAAGTGAGCCGACTGCCTTATTTTTAGGGAAAAATAAATCACGCCTACAATTTACGGCATTAGCAGGACGTCATTTAATTAAAGTGGTGTTCTTTAATCAAAACTATTTACGCCAAAAAATTTCAACAGGCATGACGATTACGGTAACAGGTAAGTGGGATCGTGGTCGTCAAGTGCTGGTCGGGAGTTCTGTAACGTTTGGACCGAAAACGGAGCAAGTGGATTTCGAACCGGTGTATAGCTTAAAAGGGGGCTTGCAGCAAAAGCGCTTCCGCAAATATATGCGTCAAGCACTTGATACGGTAAAAGAAGAGCTGCCAGAAACATTACCGCACACATTACGTGACAGCTATCAATTACTTGTGCTGCAAGATGCGCTAGAAGGTGTACATTTTCCGCAAGATGCTGAACATGCAAAACAGGCACGTCGCCGTTTTGTTTATGAGGAACTACTTGAATTTCAGTTGCGTATTCAAGCGCTTAGAAAAGCGAATAAGGAAAACGAAAAAGGGATTTCAATTCGCTATGATTTAGATAAATTAAAGGTGTTTATTGCGACATTACCCTACGAATTAACCGGAGCACAAAAGCGTGTGGTCAATGAAATTTGTAAAGACTTACTTTTGCCGCAGCGTATGAATCGTTTACTGCAAGGGGACGTTGGTTCGGGTAAAACCGTTGTTGCGGCAATTGGACTTTATGCGGCAGTAACAGCTGGTTATCAGGGAGCCTTAATGGCGCCAACTGAAATTTTAGCAGAGCAACATGCAGAAAACTTACATGCTTGGTTTGATGCAATTGGTATTACCGTCGCAATCTTATCAGGCTCAACAAAAGCCAAGGCGCGTCGTGAACTCTTAGCTCAACTGGCAGCGGGAGAGATTGATATTTTAATTGGTACGCATGCGCTGATTCAACCGGGTGTTGAGTTTAAAAACCTAGGCTTTGTTATTACGGATGAGCAGCATCGATTTGGGGTAGAGCAGCGCCGTGTACTTCGAGATAAAGGTGAAAACCCAGATGTCCTGTTTATGACGGCGACACCGATTCCACGAACGCTTGCAATTACGGCGTTTGGTGAAATGGATGTATCGATTATTGATGAGTTACCAGCTGGACGTAAAGAAATCGAAACACATTGGCTGAAAAAAGAGCAGTTGAATAGTGTGCTAATGCGTATGACGAAGGAGTTAGAAGCTGGTCGTCAAGCATACGTAATTACACCATTAATCGAGGAATCCGATAAGCTAGATGTGCAAAATGCGGTTGAAGCGTTTGAGCATTTATCGATGTACTTTGGCAACCGCTTTAAAGTCGGATTAATGCACGGGAAATTGCACCCAGATGAAAAAGATGCTGTTATGCGTGCGTTTAGTGATGGCGACATCCATGTACTTGTGTCAACTACGGTTGTAGAGGTCGGGGTAAATGTACCGAATGCGACGTTTATGACGATTTATGATGCCGAACGCTTTGGTTTAGCGCAGCTTCATCAGTTGCGCGGACGTGTCGGACGTGGGGAACATCAGTCGTACTGTGTATTAATTGCTGATCCGAAAACCGATGAGGGCAAAGAGCGTATGACCAGTATGACCGAAACAAATGATGGTTTCCGTTTAGCTGAAAAAGATTTAGAGCTACGTGGTTCGGGTGATTTCTTCGGCAAGCGTCAAAGTGGGATGCCGGAATTTAAAATGGCGGATTTAGTACATGATTACCGTGCGCTTGAAACCGCACGACAGGATGCGGCAAAAATGCTGTACGATGAAGCGTTTTGGCAAGAAGATGAGTACGAGCCGCTACGTGACAAACTAGCTGCTTCAGGTGTGCTTGAAGGCGAGCGTATCGATTAA
- the fabD gene encoding ACP S-malonyltransferase, translated as MTKIAFIFPGQGSQSVGMGAELVASDENSKQFYDCADEVLQLPLSDYMLNGPQETLTLTYHAQPALLTTGVMIANKLIAAGITPHYTAGHSLGEYSAFVISDVLTFEDAVQTVHKRGVYMDEAVPAGLGAMAAILALDGDQLNAICEQVSSTGEVVQVANFNCPGQIVISGTKQGVDEACKRAKEAGAKRALPLVVSGPFHSVLMQQVADNLAVSIKTLDVKAPKIPVVSNVTSEILTTPEVIRQEMVAQVTSSVQWEQNVQKLIAEGVTVFIECGPGKVLSGLVKKIDRNVQTYCVSDEASFAQVVEASKEWTQWV; from the coding sequence ATGACGAAAATCGCGTTTATTTTTCCGGGGCAAGGTTCGCAATCCGTGGGGATGGGTGCGGAGCTTGTAGCAAGCGACGAAAATAGTAAACAATTTTATGATTGTGCAGACGAAGTGTTACAGTTACCGCTGTCGGACTATATGTTAAACGGTCCACAGGAAACGTTAACACTGACATATCATGCACAGCCAGCACTTTTAACAACAGGCGTCATGATCGCCAATAAGTTAATCGCTGCAGGAATTACACCGCATTATACAGCGGGTCATTCATTAGGAGAATACAGCGCATTTGTTATCTCAGACGTGCTAACGTTTGAAGATGCAGTGCAAACGGTTCATAAGCGTGGGGTGTATATGGACGAGGCAGTGCCAGCAGGTCTTGGGGCAATGGCAGCAATTTTAGCGCTAGATGGGGATCAGCTAAATGCCATTTGCGAACAAGTATCCAGTACTGGTGAAGTCGTACAAGTTGCGAACTTCAACTGCCCAGGCCAAATTGTGATTTCGGGGACGAAACAAGGTGTCGACGAGGCATGTAAACGTGCGAAGGAAGCGGGGGCAAAACGTGCGCTTCCACTCGTCGTAAGTGGACCATTCCACAGTGTGTTAATGCAACAAGTAGCAGACAACTTAGCAGTATCAATAAAAACGTTAGACGTGAAAGCACCGAAAATTCCGGTAGTTAGTAATGTAACGTCAGAAATTTTAACAACACCAGAAGTGATCCGACAAGAAATGGTGGCACAAGTAACGAGCTCTGTACAATGGGAACAAAATGTACAAAAGCTGATTGCAGAAGGTGTTACCGTATTTATTGAATGCGGACCAGGAAAAGTATTATCTGGGTTAGTGAAGAAAATTGATCGCAATGTACAAACATACTGCGTTTCTGATGAGGCAAGCTTTGCGCAAGTTGTTGAAGCATCAAAGGAGTGGACACAATGGGTTTAA
- the fapR gene encoding transcription factor FapR has translation MKRSKKERQSLLTEKISDNPFVTDEQLATEFNVSVQTIRLDRMELAIPELRERIKDVAAKKYDEVKSLPLDEVIGEIIDIELDNRAISIFDVSEEHVFQRNGIARGHHLFAQANSLAVAVIDDELALTVKSNVAFVKPVKAGDRVVTKAIVKGKHPEKNRTLIEVTSTVDNEIVFRGEFEMYRTKGEEAK, from the coding sequence ATGAAGCGTTCCAAAAAAGAGCGACAGTCGTTACTGACTGAAAAAATATCCGACAATCCTTTCGTGACAGATGAACAATTAGCAACGGAATTTAATGTCAGCGTTCAAACGATTCGTCTGGATCGTATGGAGTTAGCTATTCCGGAATTGCGTGAGCGTATAAAAGATGTTGCTGCGAAAAAATATGATGAAGTAAAATCACTCCCATTAGACGAAGTCATTGGTGAAATTATTGATATCGAGTTAGATAACCGCGCCATTTCGATTTTTGATGTGAGTGAAGAACATGTATTCCAACGTAATGGCATTGCACGCGGACATCACTTATTTGCACAAGCCAACTCTTTAGCGGTTGCGGTAATTGATGATGAGCTTGCACTAACCGTCAAATCCAACGTGGCTTTCGTAAAACCTGTAAAAGCAGGGGATCGTGTTGTAACGAAAGCTATTGTAAAGGGCAAACATCCTGAAAAAAATCGTACATTAATTGAAGTGACGTCAACCGTAGATAACGAAATCGTTTTCAGAGGCGAATTTGAAATGTACCGCACGAAAGGTGAAGAAGCAAAATGA
- a CDS encoding Asp23/Gls24 family envelope stress response protein, with product MSVELNNEFGHIDISNDVIAQIAGGAAIECYGIVGMASKHQVRDGLTDILRKENFAKGVLIRQEDEDLHIDMYIIVSYGTKISEIAYQVQSKVKYTVNKTLGMSVKSVNIYVQGVRVANV from the coding sequence ATGTCAGTTGAATTAAATAATGAATTCGGCCATATTGATATTTCCAATGATGTAATTGCACAAATTGCTGGTGGAGCGGCAATCGAATGCTACGGAATCGTGGGCATGGCTTCAAAACATCAAGTACGTGATGGTTTAACAGATATTTTACGAAAAGAAAATTTTGCAAAAGGTGTACTGATTCGTCAAGAAGATGAAGACTTACATATTGATATGTACATTATTGTAAGCTATGGTACAAAAATTTCAGAAATCGCATATCAAGTTCAATCGAAAGTAAAATACACAGTAAATAAAACATTAGGCATGAGTGTTAAGTCAGTTAACATCTATGTTCAAGGCGTTCGTGTAGCGAACGTGTAA
- a CDS encoding DAK2 domain-containing protein, producing MKSLDGIKFAEMVQMGAHNLYQNAAYVDSLNVFPVPDGDTGTNMNLSMTSGANETQANAAEHIGKVAQSLSKGLLMGARGNSGVILSQLFRGFGKAIEKEATIDALGLANAFQAGVDTAYKAVMKPVEGTILTVAREAAAKIVEVAQTEADMIAVMEAFITEAKASLDRTPDLLPVLKEVGVVDSGGQGLLFVYEGFLASMKGEPLPEKNESSLDDLINAEHHRVQDFMDTSDIEFGYCTEIMVRLEEDKVPFDEEQFRQELNPMGDSLLVISDDEVAKVHIHSETPGAVLAAGQKYGSLIKIKVDNMREQHSAIVNDAPKAPAKKAQAKVPYAVVTIAMGEGVANLLRSIGASYVIEGGQTMNPSTEDIVKAVQEIGAERVLILPNNKNIIMAAEQAAELLDIEAAVVPTKTIPQGMAAILAFNPEESVVNNKNNMTSGFAHVKTGQVTFAVRDTSIDGVEIRKDDYMALAEGKIILSTKEMMDAAKQVLENLMDEDAEIVTVIYGEDATAKQAEELQSFIEANYPDAEVEIVEGKQSLYPFILSVE from the coding sequence ATGAAGTCTTTAGACGGAATTAAGTTTGCTGAAATGGTACAAATGGGTGCACACAACCTTTACCAAAACGCAGCATATGTAGATTCACTAAATGTATTCCCTGTACCAGACGGGGATACAGGGACAAACATGAATTTATCTATGACATCTGGTGCAAACGAAACACAAGCAAATGCAGCAGAGCATATTGGGAAAGTAGCACAAAGCTTATCTAAGGGCTTACTTATGGGCGCACGCGGAAACTCTGGCGTAATCTTATCGCAGTTATTCCGTGGTTTCGGTAAAGCTATTGAAAAAGAAGCGACAATCGATGCACTTGGTTTAGCAAATGCATTCCAAGCAGGTGTTGATACTGCTTACAAAGCCGTGATGAAGCCTGTAGAAGGCACAATCTTAACGGTAGCACGTGAAGCAGCTGCAAAAATTGTAGAAGTTGCACAAACTGAAGCAGATATGATTGCTGTAATGGAAGCATTCATCACAGAAGCGAAAGCGTCACTTGACCGCACACCGGATCTTTTACCAGTGTTAAAAGAAGTAGGCGTTGTGGACAGTGGTGGTCAAGGGTTACTATTCGTATACGAAGGTTTCCTTGCTTCAATGAAGGGCGAGCCATTACCAGAGAAAAACGAATCGTCTTTAGATGATTTAATTAATGCAGAACACCACCGTGTCCAAGACTTCATGGATACTTCGGATATCGAGTTCGGTTATTGTACAGAAATTATGGTACGTCTTGAAGAAGACAAAGTACCATTTGATGAAGAACAATTCCGCCAAGAGTTAAATCCGATGGGTGACTCATTATTAGTGATCTCGGATGATGAAGTTGCGAAAGTACATATTCACTCGGAAACTCCAGGTGCTGTACTAGCAGCAGGGCAAAAATATGGTAGCTTAATTAAAATCAAAGTAGATAACATGCGTGAGCAACATTCTGCGATTGTGAATGATGCACCAAAAGCGCCTGCTAAAAAAGCGCAAGCAAAAGTACCTTATGCCGTTGTAACAATTGCAATGGGCGAAGGTGTGGCGAACTTATTACGTTCAATCGGTGCCTCTTATGTAATTGAAGGCGGTCAAACAATGAACCCTTCAACAGAAGATATCGTAAAAGCTGTCCAAGAAATTGGTGCAGAGCGCGTATTAATTTTACCAAACAACAAAAATATCATTATGGCAGCAGAGCAAGCAGCAGAACTGTTAGATATCGAAGCTGCGGTTGTACCGACAAAAACGATTCCTCAAGGGATGGCTGCTATTTTAGCGTTCAATCCAGAAGAGTCAGTAGTCAACAACAAAAACAACATGACATCTGGTTTTGCGCACGTAAAAACAGGTCAAGTAACATTCGCTGTTCGTGATACGTCGATTGATGGTGTTGAAATTCGTAAAGATGACTACATGGCGTTAGCAGAAGGAAAAATCATTTTATCAACAAAAGAAATGATGGACGCTGCCAAACAAGTGTTAGAAAACTTAATGGATGAAGATGCAGAAATCGTAACGGTTATTTACGGTGAAGACGCAACGGCCAAGCAAGCTGAAGAACTACAAAGCTTTATCGAAGCAAATTACCCAGATGCTGAAGTGGAAATTGTGGAAGGTAAGCAATCACTTTATCCGTTCATTTTATCTGTAGAATAA